The genomic interval TCGCGGGCCTACTGATCGGGATCTCCACGGTTCTCACCGCCGTGACCGGCGGTGCGCTCTACGCCCTCGCCGCACTCAGTTGCCTGTTCTTGTTGCGCTCACTCGACCAACCGGGACACCAGCGGGAATCCCACGCCGACGACCACGGCCGCGTCCGAGACGGTCTCGCTTTTCTATGGCGGCATGTACTGCTCAGGCAACTGGCGATCCTAACTGCCGTCATGAATCTTGTCTGGGGTGCCTGGACGGCGCTGTTCGTCATCTACGCCATCGCGCCGGGCCCACTCAACCTCGACCCGGTCGCATACGGAGGGCTGATCACCGCCATGTCGGTCGGTGGAATCGCAGCCAGCATTGCCGCTCCACTGCTGCGCCGGGTCTTTTCGGTACCCACGCTGCTGTTCGCCGACCTCGTCGGCACTGTGCTTCTGGTATTGCCAGCCGCGATGGGAGGACCGCTGTGGACGGTCGTGGCCGGCATCGTCGCCGCCGGCGCAGGGGCGAGCCTGTGGAGTGTGCTTGTGGCGGTTTTGCGGCAGGAACGAACCCCGCCGGCGCTGCTGGGTCGGGTGTACTCGGCGTCACGTGTTCTCAGCTGGGGCGCACTGCCGCTCGGATCTGCCCTAGCAGCCTTCCTGGCGCACTGGCTTGACGTGGGGCAAATCCTGGGTGCCGCAGCCGTCCTCGCGATCATGATGGCGGCCTGGTTCCCGCTCCTCCGCATAACCGGCACCTTGCAGCGGAGGAGGCTCAGGTTTCCCTGAAGGAGCAGGGTCGACCACTGCCCGACTTCAGCAACTCTCCAGATCCCGACGCTCAAGTATGATCTAGTACATACATATACGAGTTATGGCACTCGAGCCTTGTCAGTGACATAGCAGGCGTTGCGCGCTCAAGGCATCAACGAACGGAGGGTGAGAGATGACGCAACTAAAGACAAGAAGTCCCCTGGCTGACTTCAGGGCTGCCGTCACCCCAGGGTTGACAGTTGAAGCCTGGGATGCGACGCTATCAACATGGATCGTAACCCCAGGGGTGACAAATTGCAGCCCGGCCCGGCGGATTCCGCGGCGGACCAGTGGATACGCGTCCTGGCGCATCGCCGGAAGGACGCTCCCGCAACGGTCGCGTCAGTGATCGAGCGGTTCGATGCTGCCGGAGTAACACCGAACCAGGTTGCGTCCCACCTCGAAGACGGCGGGGACCGGCTCTATGCCGCTGCCAGTTCGGGGGGTGCAGACTGGGCCGTCGAGTTCGGCGGGGAGCGAGCCGTCGCTCTGCTGGCCGCTGAGGTCAGCACGTTGATGTCGCACCTGGTTGCCCGGGCCGCGAGCGTCCGTTCGGTGTGCATCGGGGCGCTGCTGGACGAGTACAGCGCAGTGACCGTCGCCAGCGCGATCGGCGTGGCCCGCCAGAAGGTCTACGAACTCGCCCGGCCGAGCGTGGATCCCGATTACCTCAAGACGACACCTTGGAGAAACCATGAATGACCTGCATGAGGCAGTGACCCTGCCCGACCCTGCCGTGAAACGGCTGCTACACCCCGCTGACCTGCCCCAGGCGCGTCCGCTGTACCTGCGCGGCTGGTGGTTCGGGCGGCTCTGCTCCCTGCCAATCGTCGTTGCGCTCGGCGCGGTGGTGTGGACGCTCACTGGAAACCTGTTCGCAGCGCTGGCAGCGCCGATCGGCACCTTCGCGGTCGGTTTCGCGGCGAGCCGCTGGCACCAGGCTCGCGCCTGGGACTTCATCCCCAGGAAACGACAAGACCCCACCGACGCCGGCCCGTGGCAGCTGATCGCAGCCGTGCTGGACGCGGTTGCGCTGCTCGTCACGGCGGGCGCGGCCATCCTGGCGATCACCACCGCGCCGATCCCGCCAGGAATCGTCGCCTACGCCGTTGGCTCCGGGCTCGGGATCGCGGTGCTGCAGATCGCGGAGATCGTCCTGGCGGCCCGCAATCGACAGAACAGTTCGATTGCGTCCCAAGTGATCCTGCTGGCGGCGGTGATCACCGCGGCCGTGCTGGTAGCCGTGCTCGGCGGCGTCGCCTGGGGCCCGGGTGCGTACGCATTGGCTGCGGCTGGCCTTGTGACGCTGCTGCTCGCTTACGCGCTGTGGTCAATCTTCACCCAGCGCAGCAAGCAGGACAAAGAGCGATGAACACCGGCACGCAGAGCCTCGCGGCGGAACCACCAGGCCAGCCCTCGGTCGCCGTGGCCGTCCGCGAACTGCGCAAGACGTTTCCGGGGGTTGTGGCTGTCGATGAGGTCAGCTTCTCTGTCCGGGTCGGGGAGGTGTTCTGCCTGCTCGGCCCCAACGGTGCCGGCAAGACCACCACGGTGGAATGCCTCGCCGGAGCCCTCACCCCCGACGCGGGCCGGGTCGAGGTGCTTGGCCTCGACCCGGCGAAGGACCGCGCTCAGGTGCGTGAGCTCGTGGGGTATCAGATGCAGGCGTCGGTCCTTCCCGCCACGTTGCGGGTGGAAGAAGCGGCAAAGCTGTTCGCCTCGTTCTATCCAGCGCCGATCGCGATTGAGGAGCTGCTGCAAACGGTCGGGCTCAAGGATCAGCGGAAGCGGGCCTTCGGCAAGCTCTCCGGCGGCGAGAAGCAGCGGCTCTCCATCGCCCTCGCGCTGGTTGGCTCGCCGCGCATCGTCGTGCTGGACGAACTCACCACCGGCCTCGACCCGCAGGGACGACGCAGCGTCTGGCACCTCATCGAGCAGATCAAAGCTCGTGGGGTCACCATCATCTTGGTCTCCCACTACCTCGACGAGGTGCAACGACTGGCCGACCGGCTCGCCATCATCGCCGCTGGGCGAACCCAGTTCGTCGGAACGCCGGCGGAACTCCGAGCCGCCGCCGCGGTCAGGTCGCACGCCACGCAGACCCTTGAGGACGCCTACCTCACCTTCCTCGACACAATCGACCCGAGCAACGCCGGGAGAGCAGCATGAGCGCCCTCACAACGTTGACCGTGACCGAGGCACGGCTGTTCCTGCGAAATCCGACCAGCGTGTTCATGGCGCTGCTGCTGCCCTCGTTGCTTCTGCTGCTCCAAGGGTTCGCCATCCCGGGCACGATGGACCCCATCAGGAGTGACAACCCCGCCCTGGTGGGGTTGCGGGTGATCGACTTCTTCGTCCCGATCTCGATCACCGTCGCACTGTTGAGCGTCGCCGTCACCAACTATCCATCCGCTATCGCGGCGTACCGCGATAGCGGCGTGCTCCGGCGCCTCGATGTCACACCAGTGGGCGCGCGCCGGGTGCTGTTCGCGCAGTGGTTGGTCAGCGCTGCCACGTTCGTCGCGGCAATCCTCATGACCGCTCTGCTCGCTCGGGCCGCTTTCGGCGCCTCCGCCCCACGAAGCGTTGCCCTGGTCGCCGCGGTCATCGGCATCGGGACCCTCGCCATGATGGCCGTGGGATCGCTGATCGCGGCGACCGCCGGGAATGCCCAGGTCGCGTACGGGGTCGGGATGCTGGTCTTCATGGCTTGTTTGTTCACCGCAGGTATGTGGACGCCCGGACCCATGATGACCCCGGCGATGCAGTTGATCACCGGCTTCACCCCGCTCGGCGCGATGAGCCAGGCGCTGACCTCTGCCTGGTACCAGGGAACCGCCGACATCGTCGCGTACATCGTCATGTCCGTCTGGGCAGTGCTCTGCGGGCTCATCTCGGTGAGAGCATTCCGATGGCGATAGGCCCGGCCAGCAGTCGAGATCTCAGTGAGTTCGCGGGTTACGGTGGCCCGCTCACAGGACTTAGTCACCGAGTGGTCGGCTCTCCCCAGGACGTGGCGTTGGAGTCCAGCCTGCTCCAACGGCCCCGGCTGAGTCCTCGTCTGATCGTGCTGGGCGTGCTGATGGCCTGTTTCGCCTGGGCGGTGATCATCCCGTGGTCGTTAACCGCGCCACCGACCGCGCTGCTCCGCACCCTTTATGTGGTCGGTCTCACTGGGTTCGGGGCTACGCTGCTCTGGGTGCTGTGGTCTTCGGTGAGCCCCGACCTCACCAGCGGCGCCAAGTGGTTCCGGGCCGCACTGCTCGTGACGGTTTCATTGGCGCTGTGGGCGCCAGCGCATCTATGGGCGGGGCCCGGTCACCAGCCCTGGGCGTGGCTGGCCGGTTTCGCGATCGCCGCGTGCGCCCTGTTCGGTTGGCGTATGGCTGCAGCCGCCGCAGGGACGCTCGCGGCCGCGACCCTGGTTGGTGGCCAGGTTATTCACGCGTCGCTTGCGGTGGGCGTGCTGATCACGCTCACGACGGCCGCCGCGGTCTGGGTGATGTGCCAAGGGCTGGTCTGGATGCTCCGGCTGTTGTGGGAGGCGCAG from Microbacterium aurum carries:
- a CDS encoding MFS transporter — its product is MKSLLHPHDTSVAARPASSEKRQQPHGQQQLVDTAVNAAVPRLVPTATLTSANSQLYATSTMLNSFVGPPVAGLLIGISTVLTAVTGGALYALAALSCLFLLRSLDQPGHQRESHADDHGRVRDGLAFLWRHVLLRQLAILTAVMNLVWGAWTALFVIYAIAPGPLNLDPVAYGGLITAMSVGGIAASIAAPLLRRVFSVPTLLFADLVGTVLLVLPAAMGGPLWTVVAGIVAAGAGASLWSVLVAVLRQERTPPALLGRVYSASRVLSWGALPLGSALAAFLAHWLDVGQILGAAAVLAIMMAAWFPLLRITGTLQRRRLRFP
- a CDS encoding ABC transporter ATP-binding protein, with translation MNTGTQSLAAEPPGQPSVAVAVRELRKTFPGVVAVDEVSFSVRVGEVFCLLGPNGAGKTTTVECLAGALTPDAGRVEVLGLDPAKDRAQVRELVGYQMQASVLPATLRVEEAAKLFASFYPAPIAIEELLQTVGLKDQRKRAFGKLSGGEKQRLSIALALVGSPRIVVLDELTTGLDPQGRRSVWHLIEQIKARGVTIILVSHYLDEVQRLADRLAIIAAGRTQFVGTPAELRAAAAVRSHATQTLEDAYLTFLDTIDPSNAGRAA
- a CDS encoding ABC transporter permease — translated: MSALTTLTVTEARLFLRNPTSVFMALLLPSLLLLLQGFAIPGTMDPIRSDNPALVGLRVIDFFVPISITVALLSVAVTNYPSAIAAYRDSGVLRRLDVTPVGARRVLFAQWLVSAATFVAAILMTALLARAAFGASAPRSVALVAAVIGIGTLAMMAVGSLIAATAGNAQVAYGVGMLVFMACLFTAGMWTPGPMMTPAMQLITGFTPLGAMSQALTSAWYQGTADIVAYIVMSVWAVLCGLISVRAFRWR